In Bradyrhizobium sp. WD16, the genomic stretch AGGCAATTGCGAGACGCCACACTAGTGTCCTGTCTCCGAATTACCGCTTCATTTGCCTCACCCTCGCACGGTAATTCGGAGACATAAAGGACACTAGCAAAATCAAAGCGCTAGTGTGGCTTATGTCTCGCAATTGCCTACGAGAGACTGGCCGCAAAGGCGGTAGGCGATTGCGAGACGCCACACTAGTTGGACTGCCGCCGCAGAAAGGCGGGGATATCCAGGTGGTCGTCGCCCTGGGCCGGCGGCAGCGGCGCCGGACGGCCATGGGTGTCCAGTCCCTGCGGCGCCGGACGGCGCGCATATTCCGACACCGGCTCGCCGGCGCCGGCCTGGGGCACCGGCCGCTGCGGCTTGCGTTCCTGGAGCGGCGGCATCTGCATGCCGGGACCTGCGCCGCGACCGGAGACCGGCGGCTCGTGGTCGTCGTCACGCCGGCCGAGGCCGACATTGGCAAGGCGCTGCAGCAGCGACAGCCGGGTCTTCTGCGGATGTTCCTCCTCGACCTCGCCGCTGGCCTGGCGAATCTGCGCCTGGGCCGGCATCGGCAGGTCCTCGAACTTCGGCATGCGCGGCGCACGCAGGGGAGCCCGCTCCGCCGCCGGCGGAATGAACGTGCTGGGGAGCGAGGCCTCCTGGGGCTGCGCCGGCGCGGCGTGTTCGCTGAAGGCCATCGACCTGTTCTGGATCGGACGGATGGTGACGTCGCCATAGGCGGCCGGTTGCATCGGGGCGGAAGCCGGGGCCGCCGTCTGGCCCGGCGACACCGCGGCGGCGATCGCCGCCAGGGCTGCACGATCGATGTTCTCGGCGTTCTGGAGCGGGGCGGACGCCGGCGCGCCGCCGGCCTTCTGCGCCGCTTCCTGCTTGGCGAGACGCTCCGCCATGCGGGCATTGTCGGCCTTCAGGCGCGCGGTGAGATCGGCGAGACGGCCGTCGACACCGGGAGCGGAAGCGGCGGCGGGCGCCGCCGCCGTCAGCCGGGCGGTCGCGGTCTGGTCGATGCCGGTGGCCACCACCGAAACGCGGATCACGCCATCGAGTGATTCGTCGAAGGTGGCGCCGACGATGATGTTGGCGTCCTGGTCGACCTCCTCGCGGATACGGGTGGCCGCCTCGTCGACCTCGAACAGCGTGAGGTCCTTGCCGCCGGTGATCGAGATCAGGAGGCCGCGGGCGCCCTTCATCGAGGAGTCGTCGATCAGCGGGTTGGCGATGGCGGCTTCGGCCGCGGTCAGCGCCCGCTTCTCGCCGGTGGCTTCGCCGGTTCCCATCATCGCCTTGCCCATCTCGCGCATCACGGCGCGGACGTCGGCGAAGTCGAGGTTGAT encodes the following:
- the ftsZ gene encoding cell division protein FtsZ produces the protein MTINLNIPDIRELKPRITVFGVGGAGGNAVNNMITAGLVGVDFVVANTDAQALTMSKAERIIQMGTQVTQGLGAGSQPDVGAAAAQEVIDEIRDHLSGANMVFVTCGMGGGTGTGAAPVIAKTAREMGILTVGVVTKPFHFEGQRRMRTAEAGITELHKVVDTLLIIPNQNLFRVANEKTTFADAFAMADQVLYSGVACITDLMVKEGLINLDFADVRAVMREMGKAMMGTGEATGEKRALTAAEAAIANPLIDDSSMKGARGLLISITGGKDLTLFEVDEAATRIREEVDQDANIIVGATFDESLDGVIRVSVVATGIDQTATARLTAAAPAAASAPGVDGRLADLTARLKADNARMAERLAKQEAAQKAGGAPASAPLQNAENIDRAALAAIAAAVSPGQTAAPASAPMQPAAYGDVTIRPIQNRSMAFSEHAAPAQPQEASLPSTFIPPAAERAPLRAPRMPKFEDLPMPAQAQIRQASGEVEEEHPQKTRLSLLQRLANVGLGRRDDDHEPPVSGRGAGPGMQMPPLQERKPQRPVPQAGAGEPVSEYARRPAPQGLDTHGRPAPLPPAQGDDHLDIPAFLRRQSN